A stretch of the Helicoverpa armigera isolate CAAS_96S chromosome 5, ASM3070526v1, whole genome shotgun sequence genome encodes the following:
- the LOC110384273 gene encoding seminal metalloprotease 1, whose product MEQIHMILLILSTIVLNSTAAPIWEDEDLEYDGEFGEYFEGDMVLTKFQREAISEATDADSRNGLRNLAKRWPNRTVVYHIEEDIFDEEQVQKIEDALADIANNSCLAFRRRENDDEHAVLIQGKSSGCFSSVGFSIPDDEGEVRQVLNLAKGCFRHGTVVHEMLHTLGFYHMQSTYDRDDFVTIVWENIKPGLEHNFAKYSNDTVTDFGVPYDYGSVMHYPAKAFSVNGNKTIIPTQENVTIGQRQGLSESDILKLNKMYCEDPDDKELILIEKNGDKVTVIDK is encoded by the exons ATGGAACAAATCCATATGATATTGTTAATTTTGAGTACAATAGTACTTAATTCCACAGCTGCTCCAATATGGGAGGATGAAGATCTCGAATACGATG GTGAATTCGGAGAGTACTTCGAGGGTGACATGGTGCTGACGAAGTTCCAACGAGAAGCCATATCTGAAGCCACTGACGCTGACAGTCGCAACGGCCTACGAAATTTAGCGAAACGCTGGCCCAATCGCACGGTCGTCTATCATATCGAAGAGGACATCTTTG ATGAGGAACAGGTGCAAAAGATAGAGGACGCTTTAGCTGATATTGCGAATAATTCTTGTCTTGCATTTCGTCGAAGAGAAAATGACGATGAACATGCAGTTTTAATACAG GGTAAAAGCAGTGGTTGCTTCTCGAGCGTAGGTTTCAGCATTCCTGATGACGAGGGCGAAGTCCGGCAAGTGTTGAACTTGGCCAAAGGCTGCTTCAGGCACGGCACGGTGGTTCATGAAATGCTGCACACTCTCGGGTTCTACCACATGCAGAGCACTTATGACAGAGATGACTTTGTAACTATCGTTTGGGAAAATATTAAGCCAG GTCTTGAACATAATTTCGCAAAGTACAGCAATGATACTGTGACCGATTTTGGAGTACCGTATGATTATGGCAGTGTCATGCACTACCCAGCGAAAGCATTCTCTGTCAATGGTAATAAAACGATCATCCCAACGCAG gAAAATGTAACGATTGGCCAACGACAAGGATTATCTGAAAGCGATATATTAAAGTTGAATAAAATGTACTGTGAAGACCCTGATGATAAGGAACTTATACTGATTGAGAAAAACGGCGATAAAGTGACTGTGATTGACAAATAA
- the LOC126054976 gene encoding seminal metalloprotease 1 isoform X2, with product MARTKLPVVLLIACAVKCLAMSYNELEDFAEHIKKTSQLSPTLKKGVDPDLDYDEDEVVSDHAWEESGKFEGDLILNERQRRLIVEDVAEGLARNGIRDGTKRWPNNEVIVYIQVEHFTSDQVQAIESGIEDIARASCVKFRPYRKGDRDAVVIQGNRRGCFSQVGYQGGYQVLNLSGRHPVGRGCFRHGTVVHELLHTLGFYHMQSSPDRDDYVKIVWENIVQPARHNFRKYNSFSVSDFGVGYDYDSVLHYSQRAFSANGQDTIVPKQSGAQIGQRVGLSDKDTQKLNKMYCDADSDSGQADENSSKKTESKKKNPKNKPFDGHGIGYHQVKSRKSCRRRKTKAFVLVKK from the exons ATGGCACGGACAAAGTTACCGGTGGTTCTTTTAATCGCTTGTGCGGTCAAGTGTTTGGCGATGTCTTATAACGAATTGGAGGATTTTGCAGAGCACATCAAGAAAACTTCACAGCTCAGCCCGACACTcaaaa AAGGCGTAGATCCAGACCTTGACTATGATGAAGACGAGGTTGTTTCTGACCACGCCTGGGAAGAAAGCGGGAAGTTCGAAGGTGACCTGATCCTGAATGAGAGACAACGGAGACTGATCGTAGAAGATGTAGCCGAGGGCCTTGCCAGGAATGGCATTAGAGATGGAACTAAAAGGTGGCCCAATAATGAAGTCATAGTCTACATTCAAGTAGAACATTTCA ctAGCGATCAAGTGCAAGCTATTGAAAGTGGAATAGAAGATATCGCTCGTGCATCCTGTGTCAAGTTCCGCCCTTATAGAAAAGGTGATCGTGATGCTGTGGTCATACAG GGTAACCGACGAGGATGTTTCTCCCAAGTGGGCTACCAAGGCGGGTACCAAGTTCTCAACCTGTCAGGTCGTCACCCGGTCGGACGCGGTTGCTTTCGACACGGCACGGTCGTGCACGAGTTGTTGCACACTCTTGGGTTCTACCACATGCAGAGCAGCCCGGACAGAGATGACTACGTCAAAATTGTTTGGGAAAATATTGTGCAAC CGGCGAGGCATAACTTTCGCAAATACAACTCGTTCTCCGTGTCAGACTTCGGCGTTGGTTACGACTACGACAGTGTCCTGCATTACAGCCAGCGAGCTTTCTCCGCCAATGGACAGGATACGATTGTTCCCAAACag AGTGGAGCGCAGATTGGCCAAAGAGTAGGATTATCTGATAAGGATACTCAGAAATTGAACAAAATGTATTGTGATGCGGATTCGGACAGTGGCCAAGCCGATGAAAACTCTTCAAAAAAGACTGAATCTAAAAAAAAGAACccaaaaaataaaccatttgaTGGTCATGGAATAGGATATCACCAAG taAAGAGCCGCAAATCCTGTCGACGTCGGAAAACGAAGGCTTTCGTATTGGTAAAGAAATAG